AAtattaaatattaaaaaaaaaaacctggctaAATAAAAAGAAATTTTTGTTGAAattaatttattaattatttattcaggaacataaatatatgtttaaattctgcagcagcaccgaGCTGCCTGGGGATGTGCCTGgcattaaatcagctttactgaAGAGGTATATCAGCCGATGTCTAtatgtaaaaattaaaaaaaatcagccGAGGAGTATGTCAGTCTACTCCTGTACTCTggatttaattaaaaataaagcCTCAGAAAAGCAGacctaaaaataaaacaacatatgCTGCGCATTTAAACTGTTCATTCAGCCTTATTGATAAACCTTTACACCGGCATCATATTAACACTTCAAACTATCTGAAATGTCCCTTTAACCTCGTGAAACACATGCAAAGACAGGAGCAAACGCTGGGATGGTGCATCGTTTTTAAAGCTTTATTTAAtcttaaattttgaaaaacatgctTTCAATCAGCTATGACCTCTGTGAGAGCTAAATCGTTGGGTCTGGGTGTTGTAATGATTACATCATGTTGTCATGGTAAAGAGGCAAATGTTCGAAAGACAAGAGTGACTTGTCTGTACTCACATCTGGCACCGTGGACTCTGATCCTCCTGGGAAAGAAACATCCAGTCAGTACCTGAGGTATGCACAAGAAGAACTCCACACGTTTGCCCCAGAGCTACAGACTATATAAACATTAACGTAACCTCAAGTCAGTTGATGAatcatttttttaattaagtGTCAAATCGTAACAGTAACTGATGTTTTCTGCAAGCTTCATGACAAAACTTCCTTCAGGAGTTATTGATTCTCTCCATACTAGATTATAAACATGTTGACATTTACGGCCGATGTAATCCCAATCCCTCTTAGAGGGGAATCCACACATTTGATTGTGAAAACAAGATTGAGCTGAAATCAGACGCATGCATGCAGTAATGACACGAGCATGGAGCAGCCAGTCTGAAACAGGGGCTCTGGTGCATCCACCCCCAGGTAAGCCTTTAGCTTCAGCAAAGAGAAAAGTGTGTCAAGCTTCATTCAATATCACCGCAAAAGCAGGAGGATTCAGACGCTTTGCTTTTGCAGCTGGTAAACTGGAATAATGTCACTCTGCGTCAgaccagatttttttttaaatgtttgttttcagaTAACTAGATTGATTTAGATTCGGCAGCATGTCAGAATCCCAGGTTTTACCAGAGGTGAGAAGGTCACTGCGAACATAACCCCGTTTACCACAGAGGAAGACCAGTGCACTGACACTGGACCCTGAGTCGCCTGAGGGAGGGAAGGGGGACATCACATGGGTCAAGCTTCACCACTTAGGCTTTTGAGAATTGAACAGTGCTTTTTCTACACTGCAATATTATGTTGaaattagttgtgtgtgtgtgtgtgtgtgtgtgtgtgtgtgtgtgtgtgtgtgtgtgtgtgtgtgtgtgtgtgtgtgtgtgtgtgtatggtcatGTATGAATGATGTGCacaatatatgcatatatatcaaATGTAATGACTGTATGAGATgcgaccccaggaagaatagcggctgtatgtcagcagctaatggggatcttaataaacaaacaaacaaaccaccagAACCGAACAAGACAAAAAACAAAGACAAATGGACCTAGAGAGGAATTCTGACAACTTGCAACCAACTGAATGGAACACAAAGCTGTAAATAACAAGGAAACATGCAGCTCCTACTGAGAAACACAGAAAAGAGCACATAGAAACCAGCCACCAGAGTACACACAAGTCAGAGCCACCCACAACCCATCACtctttcttttttaccttgctcAAAAAACTCTGACCTCCGTTTTAAGTTTTTCAAAGACATTGGTTCTGATTCTACATGAGAAAATGGAAAAACAAGATCAAATAAGACAAGAGAAAGGATTCTTTTATCACCACATCAACATAAGTAACAGCAACAGTCACCTCTATGCTTACTACCATCAGGAGGATTCATTTCTTACATACCTTGTGTCCCAGTCAACAAACTGACCAGAAATAATCTGACCTTTCTGTCTGCTCTTTACCTTTGTTCCTCATGGTCACTGATTCCTCTTGGAGATTGCCATTAACTCTGTTTGAAGCCACATCCTGCAGAGAAACGTCACAGGGTGTAAACTCATTAAACAGTCCTCTAACCAGTGATAATACTGGAACAATAATAAAAAGGACCTTACCACCAGTAGAGGAGTGGGAGCATCCTTGGCTGGTCCAGTTTCTGTGAAACTGAGTGAGGTGAAGTCCAGGCTGGAACTGACGGTCTTCGTTTCAGGGGTACCTAGAAGTATCGGATGATCCGTACTGGTCAGATTGATggtcttatggcttttaaatggcagggAAGGCTGATCTCTGTCCCAGTCTGCATGCAGTCAATGCAACAGGcaacaacagaaaaaaaagatTGTGCAATTGCACATAAATGCATGTTTTGTGAATGTTTATGTCAGCCCCAATACTTCCACACACTAAGCAAGGGGTGGGGGTGCCAAGGTGTTATTGTAGAGAGCAGCAGGGGTGACAGAGAAACCTTCCCCAGCCATGCAGCCCGTTAAAAGCTTCGTAAACCCAAAACCTCTAGACCTTCCTAAGCTGTTAAGGAGTCCAGATAAGCCCCGACTGTGCCTTCACTTTCTAAGGAAACACTGAACAACATGGACCTGAGCAGGTTAGCTCTCCAAGAAATGAAAAATAAGGTAAAACCAGCAAATTTAAAAAATGACcagtgaaaacaaaaagaaagcacAAGAGGAAATcaatcccccctccccccccacccccatatgcgcgcacgcgcacacacacacagagagacagagacagagagagagagagagagggacagagacagagacagagagagagagagacagagagagagagagacagagagagagagagagacagagagagagagagagagagagagagacagagacagagacagagacagagaaagagagagacagagacagagagagacagagagagagagagagacagagacagagagagagagagagagagagacagagacagagacagagagagagagagacagagacagagacagagacagagacagagagagagagagaggtcagAACAACACCGGTCATCCCCTTGCCAGGCCAGTAAGGACAAATCCATCACTCAGCTGTCATGAGATCATTCATGGATGACTTCACAATAGTTTACGGACCAATTTAGGATGCCACAACTGTTTAGTAATGCACAGAGCTTAAGCAGCATTGTCAGTGCAGGAATGTTACCCTTAAACATTTCATTCACTTTCAATAAACACACAGGTATGCAgcagcgcgcgcgcgcacacacacacacacacacacacacacacacacacacacacacacacacacacacacacacacacacacacacacacacacacacacacacacacacacggtgtacAGATGACTCACTGTTCTGGCCATGACGCCGGACATCCATGACCAGGCTGCCCTCCTGCAAAGCCTCCTCCATGCAGGACTTCCAGGCTGTGTAGCTCATTTCTGCCACCTTGTGCCCGTTCACCATTAGCACCTCATCCCCCACCTGAAGCTGGCACATCTCAGCCGGGCTACCTTAAAAGAACATAAAGGTCAGGGGTCAGCAAAGGAGCATTTACTCACATTACCGTCAgaacttttgtattttctaattaaaTAGAAAAATAAGAAAATGTAATTATTTCTGCAATATTTGATGGcttctttgatattttttctcCCAGTTCATcttgtttgttttcatgtttaatgttttctgttcagcattatattttagagactcgcTTAAGTAAGGCAGCTGACCATGATGGCCTACTTACAGAATTTGTGATAAATTAGCATCGTTTGCTTTCACAAAAGCATAAAACTACATGAAACCTGGATAAAATTTCATGCAAATGACTAAAACACAGCCGTGTGAAGCTGGTATGAGACATTATCAGTATTACTAAAACACACAGCCTTGTGTGTGGTGCAGTAGGAGAATCTCAGTAGGAGAGGCTCAGGCCCAGCAGATCTGACCCAGATTGATGCTGTCCTACATAGGTCTGGCATCATCACTGCAACGGACTCGAAAGCCTGCTGACAACCAACAAGCTGCATTTAAATGGGAGATAAACCAGATCCAGAGTACTGGTCATCAATATCACCCTGCAGACCAAACGAATGCATGATCGTTGTTGACTCGCTTTAGTAAAATGCAAACATCTCTGCATGAGTTGAGTCTGAAGGTAAGTTGTGTTAGTACCTGGTTGAATGGAGGTGACCCGAGCGCCTGTTGAGTCCCAGGCTGCATGAAAACCAAAGTCTCTGCTGCTGTTGGGCTTCTGGTTGAGGCTAATACGCATGTCACAAAAGTTCTTCTAGGAACAAAACACAGGTGAGGAGAGCATGTGCTTCCATCCTGACGCTGGGACAAATAACTGAGCCCCAGACATGGCTGGACTCCTTCACAACCACTACAAAATACCTTGCTAGTTTCTTTGGCTGGAGCAGAGCTGACAGGAGCTTCAGTCTTCACGTCAGACGAAGCAGATGAGACGCTCGGATTTGAGGTGGAGCTTTCTGATTTGgtcttctcttcctcctcttcttcttcactgCTGTGTGCTGAGCTGGACAGAGCCTCGTCCTCAGAAGTCATGAACTGCTGATACCGGCTCGGTACCGAGGCCTTCTTAGAAACGTCTACATTTCCGTTGACACGCTTGCTGGTGTCATCCACCTGCAGAATGAACATCATGTGTCAAACAGCTTGTTGGAGGAACTTGAACAGTACTGGTGCTTCTCAACAACAAGGAGAAAATCTGGTGGATAAGAAATACCGCAGCTCTGACTCTACACTAAAAGAGGTTCCTGTCCTCTCGTGCTGCATTGCTGTAATAAATCACTGCAGTACTCACCGTGTAGGCTCTGGGAAGAGAGGCGATACGGGAGGACTGGCTCCCAAAGGGCCTCGGTGTGACAACCGAGGTTAGACGGGCGCCATTCGATATCTGGTAGCTCCTGGGGAGGGAGGCGGAAACCTGAGACACCCCAGGAGGTTTGGGCTCCATTGAGCTGAACTGTGGTGGTTTTTTCTGCAGAGAACCAGAGGAGGGGGCCTCCACCTTAGTCTGTGCGCCCAACAACAAAGGCTCGGGCTCAGGCTCCTCCTGCGTGGAGCTAGAAGAGGAGACGACACTTGTGGCCTCCTCTGTTTTGATGGCGTGTTCTTTGGCTTGACTCTTGTGTTCTGGTGCATCTGCTGGAGGGCTGGATTTGGTGACGGAGATGTGGTTGATAGGAGTGATGATGGTGGGGCTGCTGGCTGCAGGACTGTCCACAGCTTCTGCTTCCTGTGCAGTGGGAGGGGAGGCAGCTCTAAGAGTAGGCAGGGAGGCAGGAGGGGGTTCTTCAGCTCTCCGAGAGTACTCAGAGGAGTGGTAAGGAGTGTCAATAGTGGAGCTCCTAGGAAGGCGGTTTCTGGTGAATAAGGAAACAACAGGTGCATCAAATACTTCCTCGCTGTCACCTAAGAAAGAGAGCGATCCCAGACGGCTGCCGATGCTGCTCCttcctttattttctctgtggATTGAGACAAGAAATGAGGGCAAAATAAGTTGGGCTGCATCAGAGGCGGGTAACCCAAAAACTGAAGATGAATGAAGATGGCTGAAATCTGAACACAGAAAGAGATTCTTTTCCAACTACACATTCAAATAATACCATCTCCTCACCCACCCAATGATGGGGTTCTGTTTAAAAATGCACTAATTATCATACAAGCATTTTCTTTTATGACCTTAGCAAAGTTTTCCCCTCCGAGGGTACAAAATGTGCACAAGAGGGAAAAAGTCAGTATGCAGCATCAAAACCCCCATCATCCTCACAGCACCTGAGCCACCTGATCCAGGTGCGCTTCACCTCACCTCTCCTCTTGCACATCCTTGAAGGACTTGGACCCTCTGTCTGCGCCGTATGTAATCTGCTCAATCTTctctctttcttctttcttcttcactATATCAGAGTTCACACTCCGGCGTCTGTTTTTCCATTTGCTCAGGTCCTGCAAAGAAGAGTAAACCTCAGGTCACCTCATGCATCACATCTTAAACAGTTAAGCTAGATAAAGCAGACTGAGTGTCCTGCATCGCTAAGTGTGCAATTGAGGGGAGAGAAGTTAAGGAGAAAGCAAGACCGGGGGAGAAAGGGAGAGAGGACTACATTTGAAGGTGTTCTATTTGTGAGCCTTAAGCTCCTCCCTGTGCATTGGGGACTGAGTGACCTAAATgctgatttaaaactttttcttcTTGTAATGACATCAATCAGACACCTGCTAGGTATAACAACTAGTATATGCATCATGCATATGTGGAAATAAGTCATGCATTATTACTTACAGTCTTATTTAGGCAGATATTTAAGTGTTTAAGATGGACAAACTTTTATGTGAGATGACTTTATATGCagaaagcttttattttcttttaatcaGTTGCAGTTATTCTGCCCTTTGTCTGACATCCTCTTATTTAAGGACATGATTTCATCTGAACTTGAGCCAATTTAGGAAATTTGCACAAGACAGACAATAGCCAGAGGGCAGCACTGCACCAACTAGTTCCTGCATCTCTGTTTTCAATCTAGAGCGCTTCATTTTCTCCCTGCAGCCGTCTGCTGCACACATCTCATGCCTCACCTCACTTCAGCTGTATTTGTATTTCTGCATAGCCTTTTGTTTCTGTAAATAGTTCAGAAATCGGATAATACTCACATCCTGCCAGCGATCCTCACTGCGTTTAATCTGCTCACGATACTTCTGAAGCTCCTCAAAGCGATTCTGATGGAGAACTGGGGCATCCTCCAGGATATCGGATGTTGATTTACTCCTGAGAGAAGGAAAAATGTGAAacaagtgcaaaaaaaaaaaaaataaaaaatacgggTTTAATATTCAAAACCGCTTAGACGACAAATCTAGCAGGTGTTGGGAAACGTCACACAGGAGGGAAACGTTAAAAAGTCCAATATTATTGATGAAACCATTCCAGATAAGCATGCACCACATTAATAAGTTTATGTTATAACAAGTTAGTTTGTATACACAGCACACAGGTCAGCTGAAAAACATATATAATAGGTTAGTGACACGCTGCTGTTCTCCCTCCATGATCATGCAAAAGTCTCACTGATGgagaaaatctgctcattggacacGCTGCAATTTATGGCTACTGTATGAatcctttgggttttttttcCATCCCCCTGACCCTTGACCTTGGCCCAGTGCCACACAATAGTCAGTGTTGCGTGTCAGCTAGAGTGAGAACAGCAGAACAAAAGCAGGAGGCAGCAGGATGCGACTGGAAGGCCAGAACCAATGTCCACATTCCTGAGAGCCAGCATCAACTCACCCATCCATACTCTCCTGTGTTTGGAGCTCTCTATGGAACCGGAGACAATCACAGACAATAAAGTCACATTTCTGCTCTTTTTACCTTTTAATTCGACAACATAGCTCTGGTCTAGAGCTTGAGATCAATTACAGGCTTTTGTAACAGCTCCGTCACAGCCAGTGTACATGATTTGGCCTGTCGTCTTCTttaagcacgtgtgtgtgtgtgtgtgtgtgtgtggtacgctcacatagctGCATCCCATTTCTATACCTAGACATTTAGCTGGGGGAGGTGTGCAGGACCCTAAACAATGCTGCCTTTCTGGAAACtccaacatgtcgtcactggaaaCCTGACTTTACACATCTGGGAGTGAAGTAGCTCCAGATGAGCTTGACTCGGGTTAAATGGTTGCCTTGTGTCCGTTTTTAAACACTTTACTCGTGCACTGATCTCTATGGAGTCACGCTTATTTTCAGATCTGTGGGGAATTTCTGTAGTGTCTGACGTTGGCATGACAACTCGCTTCAGTCCGGACAAtaaaggtgttggacttggatcgTTCCTCCTGCTGAGGAGGTCAGATCTGACACTTCAGTGTGAAGTATTTTTTCTGAGGGAATAACAAAGACAGACTAATTTTATCCACTGCAAAGTCACCAAGTTGCTCATATTTGTATTTATtaagcagatttttttttcaaatttaaaaTCATACACAAACTCAGTTTTGCAGGAAAACAGCAAATCATTTGGTCTGTGCGCGGTTTATGTCCACAAATCCAACTACACAGAGGTTTATTGAACAATCGGATAGTTCAAACCATGCATATATGATGTAAGATACACCACCGATTACTCAGATTATGTAAAATTTCCCCACATTTCATTTTCTGGTTTATGAAACACCAAAGAGactatttccaaaaaaaaaaagaacttaagCAGGTGAAATTTCCAGCTCTAACTGTGAGGATTCAACATCAAACAGGGAATATTTTAATGGTACATAATAAAAGGAGAAGCTAACAGCTAAAAGCTAGCTCCTTCTACAACTTGAGAGCCGCTAGCCTCTCCAACATGAGCCTCTTCTTGTATCTTAAGCGGCTGGCTTCTCTGATGGCCTGCCACTTCTGCAGGTCCTCTTTGCTACAGGATGATGGTACCGATGGAGACATGCGAGCAGCTGAAGGTTGGCTCTGATCAGAAAAAACTCCAAGTTTCCGAATCAGCATGTCATCTGTTTTAGGACACGCCTCCTTCTTAGCCTGACTCTGGTTAGCCGTTGCGGTTTTCTGATTCAGAGGACTTGGGGGGCAGACAAGTCTGGCTTTGAGCGCGGGGGGGAGCGCCCACGGCTCTGGGACGTGCATGGGGGTGTAGTTGTCTGGAGCTCCTGATGGTGCACGTTGCTCTAAAGCTTGTTGAATTTTCTCTTTACGACAAACAACGTCGTCCTCCTCGATGTCTGGATAATCTATTTCCTCACTGACTCCATGGCGATGCTGCTGGGTGATGATGTTGAGCTGCGGCTCAGACGTGTAGAGCCGGCGTTTAGCACTCAGCTGAGTCTTCATCATAGCCAGGTCCGTGTTGGACTGAAATGACAAGGTTCTCCTGGCAAACATGTCGTCGTTCTCCAAGTCGGGGTGAAGACTTTCATAGTCAATGGGATCTGGAGGCTCTCTGGGGTCTTGGCGCCCCAGGAGGGGCCACTTTTCACATTTAACCAGTTTGGGACCTGAGCTGGGGTCCACAGGGGCAAACACCACCGCAGGGGTTTCTAGGAACGGGGACTGTAACTTTGGGAGCTGTGGGAGTGTGTGTGGTTGGACATGAGGACTGCAGGGTGAGCAAAGGGAGAGAAAAGGACAGAAGTGATGAGTGCATGCATGTGAACTAGATCACagagcaagaagaggagaaaaagGTACAAAAAAGCAGCTATTGTTAGGATTTTTGACTCAAATCAGACTTCAGATTAAATGAACACTGCAATGAAATAAAGCTGCTATAAAGTCAAAAAATGGCTGCAAGTAAACTAGAATACTACAGAGAAACAGCCTTTTTCTGACCAAAGCAAGCACGTTTCTTGTTAAAGCATGTTAAATCAACATCAGTAACTCAGCAGTGTCGTTTATTAGTAGCTTGTCAGAATTTCAGCCCTTTATGGGGCAAATCGTCAGCTTTGTCTAACATTGATGCTTCAAAACAATCCTGCATCATCACAGTCGTGCAGCTGTATCGACCTTTTCCCATCAACAAGGGTGGTCTGAGCCGAGGCCTCGTGTGTgtgggcgtgagagggaggtgggCCGTGAGGAGAGGGGGCTGAGGAGAGCCAGGGGCTGATGTCACACTCCGAGTCGTCTGACGAAGAGCCGGACTTCTGGCGGCTACTGCCGAGAAGAGCGGGACAGGTGAAGGGAAAGGGATGGAGCCACACAGAGGAGAGGGAATGCAGTTGTTGGAAAAGAGAAAGAAACATAAGTGGGAGGAATTTAGACAGCACAGAAGAAACCAGTGTACCACAGAATTGAAGATGTTTGGTTTTAATTGCATGCAATTATTTgggaaaaatgaatgaaagtaaGTGAGAAAAGAAAATGCAGTGATGCGTGTATGGGTAGGTCCCGGACATGCAGCATCCGAATCCCCTCACACACCTGAAACCCTGCATCTTCTTGTACCAGGGTCTCCTCTGAGAGCCCAGTTTGATCTTCTGTATGTGGTCGTCTTCCTCAGGAGTCCAAAACTTTGGTAAAAACTTGTTGTAGGACACGCTGCTCACAGGTTGGGGGTTGACCCCTATCTTGCGAGCATAGAGGTCATCTTGCACTGGATCAGCATAGCCCACCTCATCATCGTCCTCCTCAGAGTCATCATCATACATGTCCCTGAACAGGCTGTCCGTGTTCACGGCTCGGTGGTGGTCCACCTTCACAGAACTGTGCATGGGGGACTGAGTTTTCCAGCTTCTGCTGCTCAAGAGAGACAGCCAACAAGTgtcaaaatgattattttaatagCTGAGATGCTCACAAGACACACAGAAAATGAAGCATTTGTGTTGAGCACAACAACCTCAAATCAGATGATGCAAGGATTAGCAAACCAAAGCAAGCGCAAAGAAGAAAGCTGATTTGACGACTCAAATCGCAGAGGCGAATATGGATGCACCGCAGTTCAAATCGCTGAATGAattgaacaaaaaacaaaaaaatcaaagTGGTTGAAGCAATGTTAAGGGCCAAAACGAACAACAATCTCGTTCATGGTTGCAGTAACCATGCAAACCAAGGGTAAGAAGCTCTCATCAGATAAGCAAATCACAAGGCATCGATCCAATCTCTGACCTGTCGAAGGTCATGTTCTGTTGAGGGGCAACTCTGGGAGAGACAGAGACCTTGGACCCAGGTTTAACCCAAGCCACCCCTGCACCTGCCGAGGGACTGATGGGCATGGCGAAGTTGGTGGGAGGAGCCGGGGAGAGGCTGTGGAAGCGTCTGCTCGCCAGATCGTCTAGAACGAGATCAGGATCGGGTCGATCTGCGTCTGAGTCGCTGTCACTTCCACAATCGTAGCCCCACTGGTAGTGAGCTGCTGGAACGGCACTCTGGGTACTGTGACTGTGGCCGAGGCAGCGAGTGGAAATCGTTCCACAGCAAAAACGAAACACAAACACCACGAACCGTTCACAAACAACACAGTGATGAGAGCAGGAATGCAAAAACAGCCACCATGTAAACTTCCGACAAGGAGGAAGAGCCAGAAGTTTTTAATAACATGACAGACTGTTCAGGACTGGTTGGTGTACCTGGTGAGCGGGCCTTCATTCTCTGCGTAACTGAGGGTGGAGAGGCTGCGTCGGCTGTCCTCGCTGCGCTCAGCCCGTTTCTTCCTCAGCGGAGCGGGAACATAGCCTGAAGGTTTGTCCTTTGAAGGCAGGAACTGGTTAAACTGCGTGCTGGCTTTAGGCGTGATGACGAGCGACCGGCGGTAGCTGATGTTGTTTTGGTTGTTAGCCATCTTGAAGATGGAGTCTGCTTTGGTGTCGCTACAACAACCTGGACCAGCAAAGAGGAGAGGAACGCAAATGTTTGTGAGATGGAAAAAGGTGAGAGAGGACAACAGATGCACATGGAAAGAACACAAACacgggtttgtgtgtgtgagactatGGAGAAGTAACCAAGGGGCGCAGGGTGCAGAACAGAGGCCTCTTCATTTACAAGCTGCTGCGGTTGGGTGTGGAATTTCTCACCCGTTACAGACTAAAGGGCTGTCCTCCATAAAACTACACCTCGGGATCACTCCAGCCTTTATTGATTTAGTTTTTCTTGATTTCAGGTTGGAGAAAAATTTCTTTTGACTGATGATTTAATTGCAAAAGCACACCACTAGATGGCAACTTGACTTTCCTTTCCAGGAGGCACAAATACTAGATCAGCTGGATCAAAGATACTCATAAAACACACAGAAGACAGGAGTTAATGTGCTCATGTCTACACGTTCTACCATACCCTCACTGCTGCCTTTCAGAGTGGTGTCGGAGGAGATGCTGTGGGGTCGGGAGCCCACGGAGTCCAAGCTGTCCAGGGAGTCGTCTCTCCTGTGTCCTCCACtttctccacctcctcctctcaGATGGTGAAGCTCCTCTCTCTCTGAGCACCAACTATCCCCAAACCCACTGTCTCTGATGCTGTTGCCCTTCTGGCCGTCTGATTCTTGCAGAGCCTTTCCAGACAGAAACACAGACTAGTCACACATTTAGGTTAGAAGGtactagtttgtgtgtgtgtgtgtgtgtgtgtgtgtgtgtgtgtgtgtgtgtgtgtgtgtgtgtgtgtgtgtgtgtgtgtgtgtgtgtgtgtgaaattggtTTTCTAACCCTTGCAGCCTCTGTTACATTCCTATAAGGGCCATACGAGGTGATGCATGGTGACATTCACTAGGAATACACTCATTATTTTTTCTCCTCTTCAAAAACAAACACCCTGGTGCCATCACACCCTTAATGACTGTTTTCACCATGAGAAAATATCGCCTTTGGACAGACCAGAGAACCTCAGAGCCACCCTGAACAGAATGGCATCAAACAAGCCAAAACGTGTCAGCCacttaaaaaagaaaacaaatctcAGTTCTGTAATCTGCACAATCCCACCAGACAATACAAGTCCACAAATTAAAGCCAACCTAAACCCCGAGCCACTGAACTTGGATTAACGTGGCTCAAACATACAAAATGAGCTCCAACCAACTGCTATTACTGACAATCCCTGAAGTCAGTTCAATTACAGAGGACTGGCACCCAAACCTTtaaatcaacatgaacacaaagcGCCAAGTTCAACACTGGCACATGCTTGGAGGGGGTTCTTCTCTCAAGAAAAGCAGCAGCTATTTTAACACGAGAGCTATGCAGACTGCAGTAAACAAGATTAAAATAGCCGAGTTAGGGATCGGGTCATTTGTGACAACTTATGTTTTGGAGGCCAGCGTGCTGCAGCCCCTCGATCTTTCTGCAGTCCCTCCTCTACACATAATCCACATACCGGGGGGATTCAGAAGCTCGTGTGCATAGAGTGTAAAAGAGGACTTGAATATGTGCCAAAACATATGGATAGGACACCTTAAACAGTAATCACCTTGTACAGCGCTGTGCCCAATAATCCCTCAAACGCCTTCAAATTCAGGTAAGGCCCATTATAGAGACGATCAAACTGAGCCCGTCTACCAAGCCAGAAAATGGTGATTAAAACCTGGAAATGAAACAGGGAACAGTTTAATAAACACAATTCAACAAGAAAATTATTTACACAGAAGCACACATTAAAATGGTAGAATCATCCCTTGATCCTGAGTGACCTGCTGCACCAAAAGCAAGCAACGGCTATGATATTGGAAATCTGCTGGATCAGCCTTATCTAGAAAACACAGCTGCTGTGTCTGCACGCATCAACAGGTGGGACAGGTACTGTAAATATAATGTACCAAAGCAAAgaataaacaattaaataaataaataaaaggtttgagCTCTGCTTTAATGCAAACAAAAAGTGTATCTTTTTTAgcctaaataaacaaacacaggaGTTTAGATTTGAATATTTTAGTGATTCTTTTTCTAGACGACTTCTAGTAAACTCACAAAACACTCACATTTTTCAGCCTCCTGTTGGTCTCCTGATGCCTGCGAGGAAAAGATGAGAAAATCAGTGTTTGAGTATGAGAGAAAACAACCAAACAGGAACAGAGGGTGTTGTTGGTGGAGCTTTATGTGTGGGACAG
This sequence is a window from Nothobranchius furzeri strain GRZ-AD chromosome 14, NfurGRZ-RIMD1, whole genome shotgun sequence. Protein-coding genes within it:
- the lmo7a gene encoding LIM domain only protein 7 isoform X1, producing MEWREQSSVSCEEAYFEAQRWIEAVTEQKFGNNDFRSALENGIRLCELINKIKPGTIRRVNRLPTPIAGLDNLNVFLKACGKLGLKEAQLFHPGDLQDLSTRVTVKHQETNRRLKNVLITIFWLGRRAQFDRLYNGPYLNLKAFEGLLGTALYKALQESDGQKGNSIRDSGFGDSWCSEREELHHLRGGGGESGGHRRDDSLDSLDSVGSRPHSISSDTTLKGSSEGCCSDTKADSIFKMANNQNNISYRRSLVITPKASTQFNQFLPSKDKPSGYVPAPLRKKRAERSEDSRRSLSTLSYAENEGPLTSHSTQSAVPAAHYQWGYDCGSDSDSDADRPDPDLVLDDLASRRFHSLSPAPPTNFAMPISPSAGAGVAWVKPGSKVSVSPRVAPQQNMTFDSRSWKTQSPMHSSVKVDHHRAVNTDSLFRDMYDDDSEEDDDEVGYADPVQDDLYARKIGVNPQPVSSVSYNKFLPKFWTPEEDDHIQKIKLGSQRRPWYKKMQGFSSRQKSGSSSDDSECDISPWLSSAPSPHGPPPSHAHTHEASAQTTLVDGKRELQTQESMDGSKSTSDILEDAPVLHQNRFEELQKYREQIKRSEDRWQDDLSKWKNRRRSVNSDIVKKKEEREKIEQITYGADRGSKSFKDVQEERENKGRSSIGSRLGSLSFLGDSEEVFDAPVVSLFTRNRLPRSSTIDTPYHSSEYSRRAEEPPPASLPTLRAASPPTAQEAEAVDSPAASSPTIITPINHISVTKSSPPADAPEHKSQAKEHAIKTEEATSVVSSSSSTQEEPEPEPLLLGAQTKVEAPSSGSLQKKPPQFSSMEPKPPGVSQVSASLPRSYQISNGARLTSVVTPRPFGSQSSRIASLPRAYTVDDTSKRVNGNVDVSKKASVPSRYQQFMTSEDEALSSSAHSSEEEEEEEKTKSESSTSNPSVSSASSDVKTEAPVSSAPAKETSKKNFCDMRISLNQKPNSSRDFGFHAAWDSTGARVTSIQPGSPAEMCQLQVGDEVLMVNGHKVAEMSYTAWKSCMEEALQEGSLVMDVRRHGQNNWDRDQPSLPFKSHKTINLTSTDHPILLGTPETKTVSSSLDFTSLSFTETGPAKDAPTPLLVDVASNRVNGNLQEESVTMRNKESEPMSLKNLKRRSEFFEQGDSGSSVSALVFLCGKRGYVRSDLLTSGGSESTVPDIPVPVITPSSSRWSWDPEEERRRQEKWQKEQERLLQEKYRRDQEKLQEEWLKAQQEISTSVGQQEQPGSLQVNSHSIRPRSPPSSAHRPTPLWEEEEQKGKLEEERQRQEQERRKREEEERELQRLQEERRRKEMQEEEERMRKEEEELRWQRRREEEREEERRRQEAVEQQRRARFLEQQWSGTSHGFDSVQHPLSFTDRARSQSSPQLDEEDKPQQGGAHEQPEGATQWLQREKLRIARDRQAQSLRIVMEWEMRNESKRAVTGAGVTEKKAQLPSSQAEADRQQILNEMKKKTPLLTDGSWIRQRSASTVNSKDSDVPPMRRGESLDNLDASSNSWHSSSRTPRSSSFAQNYSRPQSALYSNTSFYTGGSGAPRPVSSTLPSSHSTGSLRGWTGTNSSPWSQPSPSLSTPPPITSPDPISEAGAPQQQSRSVSGKKICTFCDTPLGKGAAMIIESLGLCYHLGCFKCIDCKCDLGGSKAGAEVRIRNKQLYCNSCYVRFKSGQPTSI